From the Montipora capricornis isolate CH-2021 chromosome 2, ASM3666992v2, whole genome shotgun sequence genome, one window contains:
- the LOC138034771 gene encoding uncharacterized protein has product MKLLPMKYRETQSEFFGKRGMNWHFSAVVHSSDHPDCKPTECEYQIHAYIAVFDSCKQDWFSVSCILEEVLSTVKETHPSVKRAILRSDNAGCYHNSALLSTIHSTSKRSGIEVVRYDFSDPQAGKDLCDRRIAPCKQRLRNYVAENNDIQTAQDVKNALESPPSITGTRVAVCTVDPSQMSTKVASNKIPNITKYNNFSFERDIITVWQAYGIGAGQKIPNSSFMYTQDTSGLRRVGEWSQESIITTQRRQAGAGTKDPLNPVATFPCMEPACIQTFSTLQEADDHMDTGRHVLLQEKESVYDTIRRQWASIATSVKGQSQKPICPDYQSDAAIAGGLQGTPGEAQLGWALKKAKANVRISPAVKEFLTNVFDEGNKDGKQKANPTEIAEEIKKNFKRNEWLETQTVKGFFSRLAARQRRQEIGSQQDHDQDLALEREVFLQDLEEQVNREVGLGHPVEYEDVNLCQLYHQGRFEQFLTKLKISDLRSMCNQFNVALKGPLSRKATFIQALQELVTSCSCLCDDH; this is encoded by the coding sequence ATGAAGCTTCTTCCTATGAAATACAGAGAAACACAGTCAGAGTTTTTTGGCAAGAGAGGAATGAATTGGCATTTTTCAGCAGTTGTTCATTCATCTGACCACCCCGATTGCAAGCCAACAGAATGCGAATACCAAATCCACGCTTACATAGCTGTATTTGACAGCTGTAAACAGGATTGGTTTTCTGTTTCTTGCATTCTTGAAGAGGTTCTAAGCACCGTCAAAGAAACGCATCCTTCCGTGAAAAGAGCAATACTAAGAAGTGACAATGCAGGATGCTATCACAATTCCGCCCTGTTGTCCACAATACATTCCACCAGTAAGCGTAGTGGAATAGAGGTTGTGAGGTACGATTTTTCTGATCCACAGGCGGGCAAAGACCTATGTGATCGACGAATAGCTCCGTGCAAGCAGCGTCTCAGAAATTATGTGGCAGAGAATAACGACATACAGACAGCCCAAGATGTAAAGAATGCACTTGAATCACCCCCCAGCATCACAGGAACTCGAGTAGCAGTGTGCACAGTAGATCCCTCTCAGATGTCTACAAAAGTTGCTTCTAACAAGATTCCAAATATCACAAAGTACAACAACTTCTCCTTTGAGAGAGACATTATCACAGTCTGGCAAGCCTATGGCATTGGGGCAGGTCAAAAGATACCTAATTCAAGTTTTATGTATACACAAGATACTTCAGGGCTGAGGAGAGTGGGTGAATGGTCACAAGAATCCATTATTACAACGCAGAGAAGACAGGCAGGGGCTGGAACTAAAGATCCTCTTAACCCGGTCGCCACGTTCCCTTGTATGGAGCCAGCATGCATCCAAACGTTTAGCACGCTACAAGAGGCTGATGATCACATGGATACCGGGCGTCATGTCCTGCTACAAGAGAAAGAATCCGTGTATGACACAATCCGCCGACAGTGGGCGTCAATTGCCACGTCTGTAAAGGGTCAGAGCCAAAAACCTATCTGCCCTGATTACCAATCCGATGCAGCAATTGCTGGGGGTCTTCAAGGAACCCCTGGTGAGGCACAACTAGGATGGGCtctaaaaaaggcaaaagcCAATGTTAGAATCTCGCCAGCAGTCAAGGAATTCTTAACGAATGTTTTCGATGAGGGCAACAAAGATGGGAAGCAAAAAGCTAACCCAACAGAAATTgctgaagaaattaaaaagaacTTTAAGAGAAACGAATGGCTCGAGACGCAAACAGtcaaaggatttttctctcGACTAGCTGCAAGACAAAGACGGCAAGAAATCGGCAGTCAACAAGATCACGATCAAGATTTGGCCCTAGAAAGGGAAGTATTCTTGCAAGATTTGGAGGAGCAAGTAAACAGAGAGGTCGGCCTTGGTCACCCGGTCGAATATGAAGACGTTAACCTGTGTCAGCTTTACCATCAGGGTAGATTTGAACAATTTTTGACGAAGCTGAAAATAAGTGACTTAAGGTCGATGTGTAACCAATTTAACGTCGCTTTGAAGGGCCCGCTCTCACGAAAGGCAACTTTTATTCAAGCACTCCAAGAGCTCGTTACTTCATGCAGCTGTCTTTGCGATGATCATTGA
- the LOC138034783 gene encoding uncharacterized protein translates to MLLFIPKAEVAAIAEWELILNRAGIPFGGNDVIKLTICPKHRAKYTTMYQVKANCCHPNHHDVESSRLKRIASKLKKSPRRINKEMACKIYEQTRVTVAIGSVICRTCRGSLDQDAKPNELPLTGSTFKSVPRQSRVRRQEACDTRVSLDSLVSARSISSQEENVSVYLPEGELQRKHLAILNNALTSISEGSFQPFLQYIDYDWNETSEKTKRQYTKKVEEAITLVLRTVAPSQEGPLWQSVINYHLSHERPKNTLVLDAGVEAIVAAYNESENRSTRIQILSLICDKYSQTELQELIPDISRRQIQNARKHASEIGAGETKVPEKLFRCRLDMDKVREFILFISRSTFLQDVAFGTKKLKLNSGVTLPIPAVVRTMTTTKIIHLNP, encoded by the exons ATGCTTCTTTTTATTCCGAAAGCTGAGGTAGCTGCTATCGCCGAGTGGGAACTCATTCTCAACCGTGCAGGAATTCCCTTTGGCGGTAATGACGTTATAAAGTTGACCATATGTCCCAAACATCGTGCCAAGTACACTACTATGTACCAAGTGAAG GCTAACTGTTGTCATCCTAACCACCACGATGTGGAATCCTCAAGACTAAAGAGAATCGCAAGCAAGCTAAAGAAAAGCCCTCGTCGCATAAACAAAGAGATGGCGTGTAAAATATACGAGCAGACACGAGTTACTGTTGCAATTGGCTCAG TGATCTGCAGAACTTGCAGGGGATCACTTGATCAAGACGCAAAGCCCAATGAATTGCCACTTACAGGGTCAACATTCAAATCTGTTCCCAGACAATCTCGAGTGAGGAGACAGGAAGCTTGTGATACCCGTGTATCCTTGGATTCGCTCGTTTCAGCAAGAAGCATTTCATCCCAAGAAGAAAACGTCAGTGTCTACTTGCCAGAGGGTGAACTTCAACGCAAACATCTTGCAATCTTGAATAATGCTCTTACTAGCATTTCAGAGGGCAGTTTCCAACCTTTTTTGCAGTACATTGATTACGATTGGAATGAAACGTCTGAGAAAACAAAGAGACAGTACACAAAGAAAGTAGAGGAAGCTATTACTCTTGTTTTGCGTACGGTCGCACCTTCACAAGAAGGACCTCTGTGGCAATCGGTTATCAACTATCACCTGTCACACGAGAGACCTAAGAATACTTTAGTCCTTGATGCTGGGGTAGAAGCCATAGTAGCCGCGTACAACGAGTCTGAAAATAGATCTACACGAATTCAAATACTTTCACTTATATGTGACAAGTACAGCCAAACAGAACTTCAGGAACTTATCCCTGACATCTCCAGACGACAAATACAAAATGCCAGAAAGCATGCCAGCGAAATAGGTGCTGGTGAAACAAAGGTGCCCGAGAAGCTGTTTCGATGTCGTCTAGACATGGACAAAGTCAGGGAAttcattctttttatttcaaGATCCACATTTCTACAAGATGTTGCCTTTGGTACTAAAAAGCTGAAGCTGAACTCTGGAGTAACTCTACCCATACCAGCAGTTGTGCGAACGATGACAACAACCAAAATCATTCATTT GAACCCCTGA